One Triticum dicoccoides isolate Atlit2015 ecotype Zavitan chromosome 5B, WEW_v2.0, whole genome shotgun sequence genomic window carries:
- the LOC119311581 gene encoding transmembrane 9 superfamily member 9-like, which produces MRAPAMLRLAAAGLALVALLAAAPPAAAFYLPGVAPTDFAKGDELLVKVNKLTSIKTQLPYTYYSLPFCKPNTIVDSSENLGEVLRGDRIENSPYVFQMREPKMCQIICKITVTEKEAKELKEKIEDEYRVNMVLDNLPLVVPVQRPDRNTVAYQGGYHVGIKGQYAGSKDEKHFIHNHLSFSVKFHKDEDSELSRIVGFEVKPFSIKHQFDGNWNDANTRLTTCDPHNSKFVVNSETPQEVEVGKDIIFTYDVRFEESEIKWASRWDTYLLMSDDQIHWFSIVNSLMIVLFLSGMVAMIMMRTLYRDISRYNQLETQEEAQEETGWKLVHGDAFRPPINSDLLCVFVGTGVQFFGMLLVTMIFAVLGFLSPSNRGGLMTAMLLVWVLMGLIAGYSSSRLYKMFKGAEWKQITLRTAFLFPGIAFVIFFILNALIWGEKSSGAVPFTTMFALVLLWFGISVPLVFVGSYLGFKKPAMEPPVKTNKIPRQIPEQAWYMNPLFTILIGGILPFGAVFIELFFILTSIWLHQFYYIFGFLFLVFVILIITCAEITIVLCYFQLCSEDYNWWWRSYLTSGSSALYLFLYAGFYFWTKLQISKLVSGILYFGYMLLASFSFFVLTGTIGFCACFWFTRMIYSSVKID; this is translated from the exons ATGCGggcgccggcgatgctccggctgGCCGCCGCCGGGCTCGCCCTCGTCGCGCTGCTCGCCGCCGCGCCCCCCGCCGCCGCCTTCTACCTCCCCGGCGTCGCCCCCACCGACTTCGCCAAG GGAGATGAACTGTTGGTGAAGGTGAACAAGCTGACATCAATAAAGACTCAGCTACCCTACACGTATTACTCCCTTCCTTTCTGCAAGCCGAATACCATAGTTGACAGCTCTGAAAACCTTGGCGAGGTTCTCCGTGGTGATCGAATTGAGAACTCCCCTTACGTG TTTCAAATGAGAGAGCCCAAGATGTGCCAGATTATCTGCAAAATAACTGTTACTGAGAAAGAAGCAAAGGAGCtcaaggagaagattgaggatgaATATCGCGTGAACAT GGTTCTTGACAATCTGCCACTGGTTGTTCCAGTTCAAAGGCCAGATAGGAACACGGTGGCCTACCAAGGTGGATATCATGTCGGTATCAAGGGCCAGTATGCTGGA AGCAAGGATGAGAAGCACTTCATCCACAACCATTTGTCATTTTCGGTTAAGTTTCACAAGGATGAGGATTCGGAACTTTCTAGGATAGTGGGATTTGAGGTCAAACCATTCAG CATCAAGCATCAGTTTGATGGGAATTGGAATGACGCAAACACTCGTTTGACCACATGTGATCCTCATAACAGCAAGTTTGTAGTAAATTCTGAAACTCCTCAGGAGGTTGAGGTCGGCAAAGATATCATATTCACCTATGATGTTCGCTTTGAG GAGAGTGAAATTAAGTGGGCATCTCGATGGGACACCTATCTGTTGATGTCTGATGATCAGATTCACTGGTTCTCTATCGTTAACTCTCTCATGATCGTGCTTTTCCTATCTGGTATGGTGGCCATGATCATGATGCGCACCCTGTACAGAGATATATCTAGGTACAACCAGCTTGAAACTCAAGAGGAGGCACAGGAGGAAACTGGCTGGAAGCTTGTCCACGGAGATGCTTTCCGCCCTCCAATCAACTCTGATTTGCTCTGCGTCTTTGTTGGCACTGGAGTCCAATTCTTTGGCATGCTGCTGGTTACGATGATCTTTGCTGTTCTAGGTTTCCTCTCTCCATCGAACCGTGGAGGATTGATGACTGCAATGCTTCTCGTCTGGGTCCTGATGGGGTTGATTGCTGGCTATTCTTCTTCACGACTCTACAAGATGTTCAAGGGTGCAGAGTGGAAGCAGATAACCCTGCGCACGGCTTTCCTGTTTCCAGGGATTGCCTTTGTTATCTTCTTCATCTTGAATGCCCTTATATGGGGGGAGAAGTCATCCGGTGCTGTCCCATTCACCACCATGTTTGCCCTGGTCCTCCTCTGGTTCGGCATCTCAGTGCCCCTTGTGTTTGTTGGGAGCTACCTCGGGTTCAAGAAGCCCGCCATGGAGCCTCCAGTGAAGACCAACAAGATCCCGCGTCAGATCCCCGAGCAAGCCTGGTACATGAACCCGCTCTTCACTATCCTGATCGGCGGCATCCTGCCGTTTGGCGCGGTCTTCATCGAGCTCTTCTTCATCCTCACCTCGATCTGGCTGCACCAGTTCTACTACATCTTTGGGTTCCTCTTCCTGGTGTTTGTGATCCTCATCATCACGTGCGCGGAGATCACCATCGTGCTCTGCTACTTCCAGCTGTGCAGTGAGGACTACAACTGGTGGTGGAGGTCGTACCTCACCTCGGGATCATCGGCGCTCTACCTCTTCCTGTACGCTGGGTTCTACTTCTGGACCAAGCTGCAGATCAGCAAGCTGGTGTCGGGCATCCTCTACTTCGGGTACATGCTGCTCGCCTCCTTCTCCTTCTTTGTGCTCACCGGAACCATCGGCTTCTGCGCCTGCTTCTGGTTCACGAGGATGATCTACTCGTCCGTGAAGATCGATTAG
- the LOC119311583 gene encoding mavicyanin-like, translating to MASKALLLAVAVAVAVAAGCADATDHIVGANRGWNPNINYSGWSANQTFYAGDLISFRYQKGTHNVFAVNETGYDNCTMAGVTGNWTSGKDFIPLPDPGTYFFICGNGFCQAGMKVAITVAPGIFDLGPQIYPPPAPGADNPSASFTAGAWPAAAAVVTALGAAAIIAL from the exons ATGGCATCCAAGGCGCTGTTgctggccgtggccgtggccgtggcggtggcggcggggtgcgCGGACGCGACGGACCACATCGTGGGGGCCAACCGCGGGTGGAACCCCAACATCAACTACTCCGGCTGGTCCGCCAACCAGACCTTCTACGCCGGCGACCTCATCT CGTTCCGGTACCAGAAGGGGACGCACAACGTGTTCGCGGTGAACGAGACGGGCTACGACAACTGCACCATGGCCGGGGTCACCGGCAACTGGACCTCCGGCAAGGACTTCATCCCGCTCCCGGACCCCGGCACCTACTTCTTCATCTGCGGCAACGGCTTCTGCCAGGCCGGCATGAAGGTCGCCATCACCGTCGCCCCTGGCATCTTCGATCTCGGCCCACAGATCTACCCCCCGCCTGCCCCCGGCGCCGACAACCCATCCGCCTCCTTCACCGCAGGGGCGTGGCCGGCAGCGGCAGCGGTGGTCACCGCGCTGGGAGCTGCTGCCATCATTGCCCTTTAG
- the LOC119311582 gene encoding probable protein phosphatase 2C 70 isoform X1, translated as MGTYLSTPKTEKQTADGEGTRVRYGLASMQGWRTTMEDAHTAVPQLDERTSFFAVFDGHGGKAVAKFCAKHLHMQFLRSAAYCSGDLASSARKAFLRMDEMMKGQRGWRELAELGEKGPKFAGVLESIIWSPKAGDAEKLGDGWHSEEGPHSDFSGPTCGSTACVAIIRNDQLVVANAGDSRCVISRKGQARDLSRDHKPELQSEKERIENAGGYIVAGRVNGSLNLTRAIGDMEMKENKLLPAEKQTVSAEPEVNTVTLSEDDEFIVLACDGIWDCMSSQQVVDFVHEKLKTEDSLSAVCEKVLDRCLAPESGGEGCDNMTMILVVLKKPTELAATSSSEQSPVMPTKSAAATSSSEQSAVTNEEIRPSEPDTPKTPSSSK; from the exons CATACTGCTGTGCCACAGCTTGATGAACGCACATCCTTTTTTGCCGTTTTTGATGGGCATGGAG GGAAAGCGGTCGCTAAATTCTGCGCCAAACATCTACACATGCAATTCTTAAGAAGTGCGGCATATTGTTCTGGTGATTTAGCTTCTTCTGCTCGGAAAGCCTTTTTGAG AATGGACGAGATGATGAAAGGGCAAAGGGGATGGAGAGAACTGGCTGAGCTGGGAGAAAAGGGGCCAAAGTTTGCTGGAGTGTTGGAGAGTATAATTTGGTCTCCCAAAGCTGGAGATGCGGAAAAACTTGGGGACGGATGGCACTCGGAGGAG GGTCCTCATTCAGATTTTTCTGGGCCAACATGTGGAAGCACAGCGTGTGTGGCTATTATAAGAAATGATCAACTGGTTGTTGCAAATGCCGGGGATTCCCGGTGTGTTATCTCAAGGAAGGGTCAG GCTCGCGATTTGTCACGAGATCACAAGCCAGAACTTCAGTCAGAAAAAGAGAGGATTGAGAATGCTGGTGGTTACATTGTTGCTGGGCGGGTCAATGGAAGTTTGAACTTGACAAGAGCAATTG GGGATATGGAAATGAAGGAAAATAAGCTTTTACCAGCCGAGAAACAGACTGTCTCAGCTGAACCTGAAGTGAACACA GTTACACTTTCTGAGGATGATGAATTCATTGTTTTGGCCTGTGATGGTATATG GGACTGCATGTCAAGTCAACAAGTAGTGGACTTTGTGCACGAAAAGTTGAAGACT GAGGATAGTCTATCTGCCGTGTGTGAGAAAGTGCTCGACCGGTGCTTGGCGCCTGAGAGTGGCGGGGAGGGTTGTGACAACATGACGATGATCTTGGTTGTGCTCAAGAAGCCTACCGAGCTAGCCGCTACTTCTAGCTCGGAGCAATCTCCGGTCATGCCTACCAAGTCGGCTGCAGCTACTTCTAGCTCGGAGCAATCTGCAGTCACCAACGAAGAGATACGGCCCAG CGAGCCTGATACCCCAAAGACCCCGTCGTCGTCGAAGTAG